The Petrocella atlantisensis genome has a window encoding:
- a CDS encoding DUF4145 domain-containing protein: MNSKVIERRFEELKDRITDVNLTIKRSSEGYSDEVDQETFMTWGMSVMTLLSQVFGLESLQNSQFKGYYNDFDGLIEDYKKCKAVFNAAYDDYMNGYIFSLRGLVAADLMEDGLSQAEDLLNANHKDPACIVAGVCLETTLKELCDREKLSHGKLDKMNADLKKAGVYNTGMQKQITAWADLRNNAAHGNWKEYTDDDVKLMIQGIRCFISINV; encoded by the coding sequence ATGAACAGCAAAGTAATCGAAAGAAGATTTGAAGAGTTGAAAGATAGGATAACTGATGTTAACCTAACAATAAAAAGGAGTTCAGAAGGTTATTCAGACGAAGTAGACCAAGAGACATTTATGACATGGGGGATGTCAGTGATGACATTGTTGTCACAAGTTTTCGGTTTAGAGAGTCTTCAAAATAGCCAGTTTAAAGGCTATTATAATGATTTTGATGGGTTGATTGAAGATTACAAAAAATGTAAAGCAGTATTTAATGCTGCATACGATGATTATATGAATGGCTATATATTTAGCCTTCGTGGATTAGTTGCTGCAGATTTAATGGAAGATGGTTTGAGTCAGGCAGAAGATTTGTTAAATGCAAATCATAAAGATCCAGCCTGTATTGTAGCAGGTGTTTGTCTAGAGACTACACTTAAAGAACTGTGTGATAGGGAAAAACTATCGCATGGGAAATTGGATAAGATGAATGCCGATTTAAAGAAAGCAGGAGTTTATAATACAGGTATGCAAAAGCAAATTACAGCTTGGGCAGATTTAAGAAATAATGCGGCACATGGAAACTGGAAAGAATACACTGATGATGATGTAAAACTTATGATACAAGGAATTAGATGTTTTATTTCAATAAATGTTTAA
- a CDS encoding serine/threonine-protein kinase yields the protein MLDMDFAIKFLSPIFSDDPDKDQVRFFQEARMLFELKHESIINVYDVGILKNKPYIRMEYFDGEDLNTVLKKYGVFTLDTATDIILSVCEAMEYAHTKVVHRDLKPSNIMISRPKKCRIIDFGLGIFKENQIYSRLTLVGKGVASGLYTAPELLVDPKIIDKRSDIYSIGAI from the coding sequence TTGTTAGATATGGATTTTGCAATTAAGTTTTTATCTCCAATATTTTCTGATGATCCAGACAAAGATCAAGTTAGATTCTTCCAAGAGGCTAGAATGCTTTTCGAACTGAAACACGAGTCAATTATTAATGTCTATGATGTTGGTATACTTAAAAATAAGCCATACATTAGAATGGAGTATTTTGATGGAGAAGACCTTAACACTGTTCTCAAAAAGTATGGGGTATTTACATTAGATACAGCTACAGATATTATTCTGAGTGTCTGTGAGGCTATGGAATATGCTCACACTAAAGTGGTTCACAGAGACCTGAAACCTAGTAATATTATGATTTCTAGACCAAAGAAATGTAGGATTATTGATTTTGGTCTTGGTATTTTTAAAGAAAATCAAATATATTCGCGATTGACGTTGGTAGGTAAAGGAGTTGCTAGTGGACTCTATACAGCTCCAGAATTGCTTGTTGACCCAAAGATAATTGATAAACGCTCAGATATCTATTCTATTGGAGCTATTTAG